Proteins from one Xiphophorus hellerii strain 12219 chromosome 8, Xiphophorus_hellerii-4.1, whole genome shotgun sequence genomic window:
- the LOC116724374 gene encoding proteinase-activated receptor 2-like isoform X1, with the protein MSTCATTEGMTKGFTGTETDYGVFVGSEAQAVLKSPLTTVFLPAVYTFVFVVGLPTNALALWVFLFRTKKRHPSSIYMANLALADLLFVIWIPLKIDYHLNGNDWKYGDGLCKVLVGFFYGNMYCSMAFIACISVQRYWAVVYPMSQHQRSTCLAVSVSVAIWVLVWLITIPLYCYDQEVNIPNMCIRTCHDVTRPSQRKTAAGYFLTMGTLGFVVPTVVCIISYVLMLRALQDSMGDPTIAKKRRKAVVLIITVLLMFIVCFTPSNIMLLAHYILLLGEVVSNGYGFYITTLCLASLNSCVDPFIYYFISEDFREHVKNTFLCRSQRTVERKKVSFSALKFSKKSGSYTTSSTRNTQSSDC; encoded by the exons ATGTCGACGTGTGCGACGACAGAAG GAATGACAAAAGGCTTCACTGGGACGGAAACAGATTATGGCGTATTTGTTGGTTCTGAAGCCCAAGCGGTCCTGAAAAGCCCTCTCACAACCGTCTTCCTCCCAGCTGTCTACACCTTCGTGTTTGTCGTTGGGCTTCCCACCAACGCCTTGGCTCTATGGGTTTTCCTCTTCAGGACCAAAAAAAGGCACCCATCATCCATCTACATGGCCAACTTGGCTCTTGCTGACCTGCTTTTTGTTATTTGGATCCCTTTAAAAATAGACTACCACCTCAATGGCAACGACTGGAAGTATGGAGACGGGCTGTGCAAAGTTCTGGTGGGGTTCTTCTATGGCAACATGTACTGCTCCATGGCCTTCATTGCCTGCATTAGCGTCCAACGTTACTGGGCTGTAGTCTACCCAATGTCCCAGCATCAAAGGAGCACTTGTTTAGCAGTCTCTGTTTCTGTAGCGATCTGGGTGCTGGTGTGGCTCATCACCATTCCTCTCTACTGCTACGATCAAGAAGTAAACATACCAAACATGTGCATCCGGACCTGCCATGACGTCACCAGGCCGAGCCAAAGGAAGACTGCTGCTGGATACTTCTTGACAATGGGAACGCTGGGATTTGTCGTCCCGACAGTTGTGTGCATCATATCGTACGTCCTCATGCTCAGGGCTCTCCAGGACAGCATGGGGGACCCTACCATTGCCAAGAAGCGCCGCAAGGCCGTGGTCTTGATCATCACCGTCCTGCTCATGTTTATCGTCTGCTTCACCCCCAGTAACATCATGCTGCTGGCGCACTACATCCTCCTGCTAGGAGAGGTTGTGAGCAACGGGTACGGGTTTTACATCACCACCCTATGCCTAGCGAGCCTGAACAGTTGCGTGGAcccttttatttattacttcATCTCCGAGGACTTCAGGGAGCACGTGAAGAACACGTTTCTGTGCAGGAGTCAGAGGACAGTTGAGAGGAAAAAGGTCTCCTTCAGCGCTCTGAAGTTCTCCAAGAAGAGCGGCTCGTATACCACCAGTAGCACGCGAAACACGCAGAGCAGCGATTGCTGA
- the LOC116724374 gene encoding proteinase-activated receptor 2-like isoform X2 — MTKGFTGTETDYGVFVGSEAQAVLKSPLTTVFLPAVYTFVFVVGLPTNALALWVFLFRTKKRHPSSIYMANLALADLLFVIWIPLKIDYHLNGNDWKYGDGLCKVLVGFFYGNMYCSMAFIACISVQRYWAVVYPMSQHQRSTCLAVSVSVAIWVLVWLITIPLYCYDQEVNIPNMCIRTCHDVTRPSQRKTAAGYFLTMGTLGFVVPTVVCIISYVLMLRALQDSMGDPTIAKKRRKAVVLIITVLLMFIVCFTPSNIMLLAHYILLLGEVVSNGYGFYITTLCLASLNSCVDPFIYYFISEDFREHVKNTFLCRSQRTVERKKVSFSALKFSKKSGSYTTSSTRNTQSSDC; from the coding sequence ATGACAAAAGGCTTCACTGGGACGGAAACAGATTATGGCGTATTTGTTGGTTCTGAAGCCCAAGCGGTCCTGAAAAGCCCTCTCACAACCGTCTTCCTCCCAGCTGTCTACACCTTCGTGTTTGTCGTTGGGCTTCCCACCAACGCCTTGGCTCTATGGGTTTTCCTCTTCAGGACCAAAAAAAGGCACCCATCATCCATCTACATGGCCAACTTGGCTCTTGCTGACCTGCTTTTTGTTATTTGGATCCCTTTAAAAATAGACTACCACCTCAATGGCAACGACTGGAAGTATGGAGACGGGCTGTGCAAAGTTCTGGTGGGGTTCTTCTATGGCAACATGTACTGCTCCATGGCCTTCATTGCCTGCATTAGCGTCCAACGTTACTGGGCTGTAGTCTACCCAATGTCCCAGCATCAAAGGAGCACTTGTTTAGCAGTCTCTGTTTCTGTAGCGATCTGGGTGCTGGTGTGGCTCATCACCATTCCTCTCTACTGCTACGATCAAGAAGTAAACATACCAAACATGTGCATCCGGACCTGCCATGACGTCACCAGGCCGAGCCAAAGGAAGACTGCTGCTGGATACTTCTTGACAATGGGAACGCTGGGATTTGTCGTCCCGACAGTTGTGTGCATCATATCGTACGTCCTCATGCTCAGGGCTCTCCAGGACAGCATGGGGGACCCTACCATTGCCAAGAAGCGCCGCAAGGCCGTGGTCTTGATCATCACCGTCCTGCTCATGTTTATCGTCTGCTTCACCCCCAGTAACATCATGCTGCTGGCGCACTACATCCTCCTGCTAGGAGAGGTTGTGAGCAACGGGTACGGGTTTTACATCACCACCCTATGCCTAGCGAGCCTGAACAGTTGCGTGGAcccttttatttattacttcATCTCCGAGGACTTCAGGGAGCACGTGAAGAACACGTTTCTGTGCAGGAGTCAGAGGACAGTTGAGAGGAAAAAGGTCTCCTTCAGCGCTCTGAAGTTCTCCAAGAAGAGCGGCTCGTATACCACCAGTAGCACGCGAAACACGCAGAGCAGCGATTGCTGA
- the f2rl1.2 gene encoding coagulation factor II (thrombin) receptor-like 1, tandem duplicate 2, translated as MNSRWILSLLLVIGFAFAVNAQGRSIIGIRTEDGTVIDDVALDILQSGLTTVFFPIVYTIVFVVGLIANGMAIWVFLFRTKKKHPSSIYMANLALADLLFVAWMPLKISYHVNGNNWFYGEPMCKVLVSFFYGNMYCSVLFITCLSVQRYWVVANPLSSQRKNNKVAISVCVAIWVFIWITSIPLYLYNHTTKIKGTNMTTCHDVIVIDPNAEDPYPFIKYPFFYFMFMATVSFFIPCIVLIVAYVLLLKTLGSNTVDSSATKTRRKAVVLILVVLVTFLVCFIPSNVMLVVHYVLVKTEMVDKGYGFYITSLCLASLNSCLDPFIYYFVSDEFREHVKNTLLCRSNRTVEQEKASYSSMKYSRKSRLFVSASTNTESSTC; from the exons ATGAATTCAAGGTGGATATTGTCGCTTCTGCTGGTTATCGGCTTTGCTTTTGCTGTTAATGCACAAG GGCGAAGTATTATTGGAATACGGACTGAGGATGGAACAGTTATTGATGATGTAGCATTAGATATACTGCAGAGCGGGCTTACCACCGTGTTCTTCCCGATCGTCTACACCATTGTGTTCGTGGTGGGCCTAATTGCAAATGGGATGGCCATATGGGTGTTCCTCTTCAGAACCAAGAAGAAGCACCCTTCCTCCATCTACATGGCCAACCTTGCCTTGGCCGACCTGCTGTTCGTTGCCTGGATGCCTCTGAAAATTTCCTACCACGTAAATGGAAACAACTGGTTCTACGGGGAGCCCATGTGCAAAGTCCTGGTGAGCTTCTTCTATGGGAACATGTACTGTTCGGTGCTGTTCATCACCTGCCTCAGCGTGCAGAGGTACTGGGTCGTGGCAAACCCGCTGAGTTCGCAAAGGAAGAACAACAAAGTCGCTATCAGCGTCTGTGTGGCTATCTGGGTTTTCATTTGGATCACCTCCATTCCTCTGTACCTGTACAATCACACAACTAAGATCAAGGGCACGAACATGACAACCTGCCATGACGTGATCGTCATAGATCCAAATGCCGAAGACCCCTACCCTTTTATCAAGTACCCATTCTTCTACTTCATGTTCATGGCCACAGTCTCATTCTTCATCCCTTGCATCGTACTCATTGTGGCGTACGTGTTGCTGCTCAAAACTCTGGGGAGCAACACGGTCGACAGCAGTGCGACAAAGACACGGCGCAAAGCCGTCGTGTTGATCTTGGTTGTCCTGGTGACCTTCCTCGTCTGCTTCATCCCCAGCAACGTAATGCTGGTGGTGCACTATGTCCTGGTGAAAACCGAAATGGTAGACAAAGGCTACGGCTTTTACATCACGTCGCTGTGTCTGGCGAGCCTCAACAGCTGCCTGGACCCTTTCATCTACTACTTTGTGTCGGACGAGTTCAGGGAGCACGTGAAGAACACGCTGCTGTGCCGCAGCAACAGAACCGTGGAACAGGAGAAGGCCTCGTACAGCTCCATGAAGTACTCCAGGAAGAGCCGGTTGTTCGTGTCGGCGAGCACCAACACGGAGAGCAGCACCTGTTAG